GTCCGAATATCCAAGTCTGTCGCCTGGCAAATGGTGCAATCACGCCGAAAGACGCTCCCGAAGTCGGCGTGATTGCATTGAAAGTGCAAAACCGGGTATCccggaaaaatttttttatttagatagGGGTTAATATGGGGATTATAAAAATCGAGAAGCAGACCATTTATTTTGGTGCAAAAGGCCGGGCAGACGCAGGTGTGTAACACCAAAATTGCATGAAAGTGCAAAATTAGGTATGataagaactaaaaacacaataaaataaaGCAAAGAATTCTCTATCTAGTGGTACGGGAGCAGACCAAATTAATTGGTGCCAAGTACCGAGCAGACGCGGGTGTGTAAGCTGATTTTCACACCCAAACACTATTTTACGTAGGCGGCAACGCTGCTTTGCGACGCGCTCATTCAAAACTGACAtcgaaaaatttgaaaaattcaataaatcattataaaaaacaacaatctAAACTAAAACAACACAATTTTAATTATGTTCATAATTCCATATATAGTGATGAGCGAGTTACTGTTATATTTGGCAACTCAGTTGAGTTATCTGCTAGTTGTTATGACAATTGTCTCATCcatttttttaccaaaaaatgtttcttgGTGCTATTTTTGAAGTGTTAAAGAAATGGCTAGTTCGTGTGTTTTAAATGAAGGGATTAACACAACTGTTTGTGTTTTGCACGTAGTGGACAAAGTAGATGAACGagagaaaataattttgtttaaagaatCGACTTTGGCAAAATGCAAAGAGGCTGAATTTGTTCATCGTTTCCGTTCCAATTCCTAAATTTTCCCAAGTAAAACTCCCAACATGCTGCAACGACACTGCTGGGTATCATGTGAAGTGTTATTCAAACTATACGTCAgttaaacaggaacaaatcaAAGTGGCCAAACAAAAAGCTATCGACTTACAAAAAGAATTGGATGAACTTCATAATGATTCAGCAGAGCCTGCCCAAACATTAGTCGACTGTGGTAACATGAAGTAGCTAAGAATATGTGTAAACTAAAACATGcttaatattttcaatttgttACAGGTAACACCAATGTCAATTCTGGAGTTCGTTCGATGCGTTCTGGACGTCAAGCATCTCCCAACACACTTTTCGAtagcaattgttttttttgtggtaaAGCCCGAAAGTTTCTCAAGTCAAAAGTTAGAGACGAACTCATTACATGTCAAACTGTCAATATTCaacaaaacattgaaaatgATGCAAGATTACTGAATGACACTCACATTCTAGGAAAAATCAGTGCGACAGGAGACTTCATTGCTAAAGAAGTCAAATATCACAAGACCTGCCGACTGGAATATGCAAATAAAGCAAAACTTTTCAAGAAAGCAAACACAGAAAGAGAGCTATCTGATTGgaatcgaaaaagaaacatttgtgAAAAAGCATTTGATGCTACCATTTCATTCATTACAACTAAAGTCATTTGCCTGGGAGACGTCGAACGAATGTCAGATCTGCTGAATCATTATTTCTATGCGCTTGAAGGGTTAGGTCTCTCTGATAGTGACGTCGATCTTGAAAAACGGAAGAAGAGTGTACTGCAACAAAATATTCTGGTTCACTTTGGAGACAAGGTAAAGACTTTTATCCATCCAACCATCGGAGTTGGAAAAATTGTGTTTAATTCGACAGTCTCTATTGATCAAGCATTAAAAACCAAGTTTGGGACATCCAAGAAAATTCCTGTAATGGTACGAAAACCACTTCAAATGTTATATTGCTTAATCcgatgaataattttttttacttttatagaTTAGAGATGCCGCGTCAATCCTGCGAAATATTATTATAAAGCAGCCAAGAAAAGCTCTTCCAATGAAGTTGTCATTAAATGATATCCTTGAGGGTGAGGTAGGAATACCACCGCTTGTGAAAGAGTTTTTCGAGTGCCTCATCAATGGGCCAACCAGCCCAACGAAAATATGTGAAAGAAAGGAACTAAGAATAAGATCTCTTGCAGAAGATGTGATTTTCTCTGTTACGAACGGAAGAAGTAGACCATCTAAGCATTTGCTTCTATCGTTGGTCATGAAGTCTGTTACGGGCAGCAGGAAGGTCATCGAAGTGCTCAATAAACTTGGACACTGTGTCAGCTATCCCCcttcttttgcttttaaaGGAAAAGTTCGGCCTTTTACGCTCCTTGAAAAAACCCTAGCGCTCAAAATGCGTTTGCGAAACTTGGATCTGTGGAAATGTTACCTGACAGTATTATagatgaaatagaaaaatttgtttgccAAATGTACGGGGCTAAGGGGGTTACAAGTGTAGACGAATgccgttttgtttcatttatgAAAGTTTATAAGCCAAAAGACAAAATGCCGATGTCTAAGGTAAAAGGAATAGACGGTAGTTTGATGCCTCCATGCAAATCTGTCCTTTtgcaagaaataaaaagagcaAATTCAATTTGCTCTATTTGGAAGAATGCCACTGTGAAAAATACAACCGCGTTTGCGCCCAATAATAATGGATGGTCCCTGGTAGATGAGAAATATTAAATTTGCTGGTTTCAGGGAGATGAAACCCCCTACTCTTGGTGATATGTTGATTGATGAAAATGATGAAACCAGTGACGATGAGCCCGAATATAGAAAGCGAAAGCGAATCTGATTCCGATGACAGTGATAAAGagtgaattgtttttttaatgtacaAGTGTTAACTGTCTTTAGATTTGTTGGACTGCCATGTTAATTTCATTCGCAATTTGTTAAACACAGAATAAATTTACAAAGAATAAAACcaatttaaaagttaaaacgCATTCAATTGTTTAGTATTTGATGTCAATGAGTTTTGAATGAGCGCGTCGCAAAGCAGCGTTGCCGCCTACGTAAAATAGTGTTTGGGTGTGAAAATCAGCTTACACACCCGCGTCTGCTCGGTACTTGGCACCAATTAATTTGGTCTGCTCCCGTACCACTAGATAGAGAATTCTTTGCtttattttattgtgtttttagttcttatTATACCTAATTTTGCACTTTCATGCAATTTTGGTGTTACACACCTGCGTCTGCCCGGCCTTTTGCACCAAAATAAATGGTCTGCTTCTCGATTTTTATAATCCCCATATTAACCCctatctaaataaaaaaaaaattttcgggATACCCGGTTTTGCACTTTCAATGCAATCACGCCGACTTCGGGAGCGTCTTTCGGCGTGATTGCACTATTTGCCAGGCGACAGACTTAGATATTCGGACTCGCCGTGTCATAattaatcaaaatcagtgttccAATCGTAGGATACTCGATTTTGAACGACGACCCCGCTGTCTCTCGTACTAAACtcatgacctccgcgttattagcacggcactctaaccaactgagctaacaggcctaCAAAATATTACACACGTACAAAAAATGACTGAGTTGATTCACCAGTAAACCAGCCATTGTCCTCGTGAAATGAAGGAGTGTCGCCAAACAGCCAACGAGGGGAGGGGAAAAGCCCGACAAAAAAGTCACAAACCAATCAAAAATTCTCACAAGTAAGAGGCGCGATGAAAATAATACGTAGCGCNNNNNNNNNNNNNNNNNNNNNNNNNNNNNNNNNNNNNNNNNNNNNNNNNNNNNNNNNNNNNNNNNNNNNNNNNNNNNNNNNNNNNNNNNNNNNNNNNNNNCAACTCTTGATCCTCGAAAACTTACGACCACCTTCCCATCAAAACCCACCCAAATATAAAGTAAAATGGAaccagttttttaaaaattaattttatttgaacgATTATTAATGAAATCAACAATTTTGAAACATAAGAAAGAGCTATGTCTTAAGAAAATATATGGCCTATGAAAGCCTCGCTTAGGGCGTAAATCGATAAAATTATTAACagttcaaatttaaaattatggTAAGTGTGATGAAATCTCCTGTTCAATAAAGCAACCGTTTAAGGtctataattatttaaaaaataaaataatgttttcttaAGACAACCCTTCTTCTGTTACTTTGAGAAAAACCAAGACAAACCTGTGTCTTAACTTTGTGAGCATGTGTTGGGTCTTACGATGTCTTCAAGACGCCTAGACCAGAGCACCTTTGGACGACTTTACCAGTGAATTTCAAGACTAAAATCGGTTGTCTTCTACACGTCTTAAAGATATCTTAAGGCCGTCTTCTTAATGTGCTCCACATGCCTATTACTTGCCCTACTAACACACTTATGTCCCATGGATGTTCTAAAAAGGTCCTCTACGTTGGACATCCAAACATGACTTCCATCGGCCGTCCCAAATTAAACGTTAATATGACATTTAATGTTCaaataaggtttttttttgtctagtTTATTGGTCCAAAAATGTACTCATACTAGCAATGGATGCTAgtataagaaataaatataaatcgaAAATGATTTTTGGAAACACCTTTAATTTTTCCTAATACCAACATACACAATTACAGATTGAAATACTGGTTATTGATTCGGGCAACGGTTCATGGTACCAGGAAGAACAGGTCAATCACTTGTAGAAATGGCTGACGAAGGATTGTTGCCAGCTACCTGGACGATGCAAAGGGAACGATTGAATTCTGCTGCTGTTGTAGTGGTAACAGCGACATAGGCATTCTCAAAACGTCCTTCATTGCCCGGTAGGGTTTCAAAAAGGGCACTGTTGAACATTAGACCATATCAGAATCCCAAAAAGCCAAtattaagaataaaaaatagaagTGAGAAGGATACTTCATGAAATTACCTCTTCATTGGCTTGATTCTCACTTCGCTAGTACTTGTGAAAGTGAAGTAAGCGTACAAGTGGCTGCGTGATTAGCTTACATTTCTGGGGATCGGTTGTTGAAGCCACATTCGGTTCGTTTCCAGTATTTGGGGCTATATTTCTCATCCCAGTTATTCCCATATCTTATTTCCATCGATAATTCGTTTATATAGAGCAAGAAATGGAATaagaacatttaaaaaacctGTAGCTGCGGTCCCTGACGATTCCttcaatttttgtgtttttctttttaaacttctgggtatttcttttcaaacttcCGAGTTCAATTAGAATAAAACTGGATTATTTAATTTCTGAACTTATGGACGTTGGGTCCATCAAACAGAATttactcaaaattgaaaataaagaaTGGGAGCTGATTCTCTCCTATTCCTGTTTAAGCTCTGAAAAACGAAACGGTAAAAAACAGTAATAAATTAATGACAAAGTAATAAAGATAACAAATAGATATCCTTACAAAGTAAGATACTACACAGCGCCACCAAAACATTGTGGCAGATCTACAATACCGCGATCATCGATGATGGCATTTTCTGCCGCACATCTGTTGCGGTATTTTTCAGGCATCCCcttcaaaatcttttttgtaATTGACTCCAATTCAAAATTATCTGGCTTGCGTGATGGGGTTCGGACACCttctaaaaaataatttagagCGCAAAAAATATTATATGAATAATACTGATGAACTACATACCAAAAACTGCTTTTTTAATAATCGAATCTTTAAGGTCTCGTTTTAGCAATGAGCCTTGCTTCGCTTTTCCCTCCCAATTCATCGAAGCCATAACCTTGATAGAAAAAACTTTATACCACGCACGCTTGAAAGCGTCACGCACAGTGCAACCTCTTAAagaaattcttgtgtaaaaGTTTCTCGTTTTACAAGGTAAGTGTAAACGTCAAAATCGTTCATCCTTAATTTAATAAAACTTTATCAATTATCCTTAGAACTAGTCATAAACTCACAATGCCAGGTggacggaaaagaaaaagcagaGGCAGTCGAGGTATTCGAGGAAAACCCTTATCAAGAAACCGATTAGCCATCAAGCCATCAAACACCATATAGTCAAAGACCAGCTAGCCAAGCCAACCTATGCAATGTGTCACTAGAAATTAGTGATGAAGATATTTCTTAAACTGTGGTTAACGTATCACAAAGGAGTGATAGTAGTACCAATTATCATGTTTAGGACGAAGACCAAACCCAACCAGACTCTGACTCTAAAATGGAAAGCCTCCTACAGTCACAGAGGCAGTCTCCACCGGTGGAACCCATAGCAATATTTATAGTCACTAACTGGAAGGCAGCATGGAGGAGAAATTTCTTCGCTGACTGGAGATTCAACAAATCACCTATTATGCAGCCACAAAGATTTATGGATTGgattcaaagaaaatcaaagcaGTAATACTGCAGCCATCCCTTCCCAGAAGACAATGAAAACATTTGTGCGCCCAACGTAAGTGACCAAATTCAGCAGAAAGAACTGGACACTAACCTTTGCTAACGTTGTGTCTGGCGATTTATAACATTCCGTAAACCTTCTGCTAGGGGTAAGAAAACCTTCTTAACtttgtaagaattacgtacaccacatcaaataaataaaaatccagAATTGctttttcaatacgtagtgattggttaacaagaagaagctcagtctaagatgcgggagtccaatgatcgaaaccTCTAAGAGTTATGTTTatcttctggtattttggtcaaagagcgcaaggtgtagatttattaaatgctaaattttattcaaaaattcatttcttaatgatgGAAGCCAAAACTATTTCACTGTAATATGTTTCAGTCTAAAATTATCTGAATGTAAATGAATGTTTCGTAAATGGTAGGTTAGTTTATGGacgggtttccggaaggggaataaacatgtatggggtggtctgcatttaaaaatattactaaaattacataaataaaataaatggggaagagtctactaatctactgggtatagagttactacgggaagaggggggttatcctcagcttcggggtttggtgcaccatgatggaaatgggcacacaccatatccattgatccctggatcgctgccaatcgggccttgaatcggaaggcatcCCAgaatcttccgttgattccaagaatcgaacgaatttcgtcgttcctggggtaccatgatccaagagacccgacaaccagggggagaatcctcccatgcgaagaatatttatcatatttccgctggtaggcattctccatactccctggttggtcatagcagaccacgacgtcgaccatcacccgggaaccggatagttgaaattcaacatctggtcttaacctttgcccggggatggcattgttgatcgtgacgtcgtgtccctgcttgactagcagtgactccaagagatcttggatggtgttgtgcctctctgtggcgagctggagaccttcttcacagtggttaagcacatgaaacccggtctcgttttcctttccacatcggcggcaactcgtaccttggtcctgtgagcaaaaccacgagtgcccccgacggggaaggatgtcgagccgggccctgtgaagatatctccagtctcggaaggagaggggcgtacggcaggataccaggcgagccatgtctttcgacttgtcttccagggagaggccagtggcaactactccctggtggctcttatcggaaattaggtccctggtatagcgctgccgagctactttccgaagtccgcggactgccttgactgggcttacggagacgtcatcggcgaaaattcttagattttcgtcgccggatacatcaatccgcactcccagtcgtttggcagcttggcgggcaagagtccaaagattggaccctgcctccgcgtacctcagtctgtagagccccccatccacggatcccgaaagatattccccaactggcaacactcctggatgctcgtttctgaaccctcgccgaatggtgtcatggagctgctctcggcatatgttcctcactgtagggtctctacaagtgaggagctgagcagccctggcgatggtccagatatcggcatcatcagtgaggcggcatgttcctaggcccccaacccgccggtccgcgtagaaaaacgggaccgttgcgtgattgggaaggttgcaaataaggcctagaaacttcctacactcagtgtccagttgggtaaggcagtctttcaggacccgacccgaagcgaggtgatgggaaagggagggaagaaggtggctacggaagatttcaagtttttgccatggtgcgaggtgggaggcggcaatcttgtcgaggttagggataaggtcagttggtggtcggaaccgcaattttcttccgatcggtgtaccaagatatgtttcttggtcgtctggacccaagcaccgaattaattgatcaccaattcggcactgggcgtcagacggcttgcctttgtcgaagacgaggcaagcacacttcccggcattaaattgcagccccaaggtgtttgcggtgagggtaaaaacgtttaaaatgtcTTTGAGCccggagggagaatttgtaaccacggcaatgtcgtcagcatatgccgtggttttcacgagcgagccaaataataaaaatccggggttaatattggactttccggccctgacgaggggctcggaagccaggttaaaaataggggaactaacagcgtcaccctggcgaacacctgctgtcgggaaaatgcggatggattctttcccaacggcaaaatccatccgattttccgaatatatgtccacgaggatgcgccggaggtcctctggtattggaagtgatgtgaacagctcattcagaacggcgtgaggcacagatccaaacgcgttgcacatgtccagccatgctatagacatgtgctttcgtttgttctttgtctcctcgacaaccgtctgtaagagctgtgtataattcatttcttaatgatgGAAGCCAAAACTATTTCACTGTAATATGTTTCAGTCTAAAATTATCTGAATGTAAATGAATGTTGCGTAAATGGTtagttagtttatggaggggtttccggaaggggaataaacatgtatggggtaggtgcattttaaaatattgctaaaattacataaataaaatagatgggaaagagtctactaatctactgggtagggaatttctacgggaagaggggggatatcctcagcttcggggtttggtgcaccatgatggaaatgggcacacaccatatccattgatccctggatcgctgccaatcgggccctgaatcggaaggcaccccaggatcttccgttgattccaagaatcgaacggatttcgtcgttcctggggtaccatgatccaagagacccgacaaccagggggagaatcctcccatgcgaagaatatttatcatatttccgctggta
The DNA window shown above is from Daphnia magna isolate NIES linkage group LG9, ASM2063170v1.1, whole genome shotgun sequence and carries:
- the LOC123475714 gene encoding uncharacterized protein LOC123475714, giving the protein MSDLLNHYFYALEGLGLSDSDVDLEKRKKSVLQQNILVHFGDKVKTFIHPTIGVGKIVFNSTVSIDQALKTKFGTSKKIPVMIRDAASILRNIIIKQPRKALPMKLSLNDILEGEVGIPPLVKEFFECLINGPTSPTKICERKELRIRSLAEDVIFSVTNGRSRPSKHLLLSLVMKSVTGSRKVIEVLNKLGHCVSYPPSFAFKGKVRPFTLLEKTLALKMRLRNLDLWKCYLTVL